The following coding sequences lie in one Myxococcus xanthus genomic window:
- a CDS encoding AAA domain-containing protein — protein sequence MSPEPRNRVLEKMLERLYAALASGPSLNSRPHNSRQRVDLATLSRLDGTAPHTLLAALLGEKAQARLVVKPPPPEARPRKGSAQARAARAQDDDATGTDADDMLDTAPKAAHALDENHFPSRDVASDAALPLDNPQGPSRHARPDNAPPPDEAPAPSRAEEEQQDLLRKLATIVEDARTFEQDTGAHVLHVGFPLLHLPPGAKDKRGFGTRRILAPIAFIPVRLTLKKGRVPSVELEGAEAGVDRVAPNTALLAWLEQQTGQRLGDLFADEAGEDPWRELNELVAAVCKAMELPAPAPFAPETLLAAIPRGDDAQPQAAILPSAVLGLYPLSNQSLVDDMRALLDGEPLSGPLESFLRVDVSLGLPPGHGGGEPNLEGLKRAGEERLVTLADPCQARAVRLARSSRGLVIHGPPGTGKSQTIANAIGDHLARGERVLLVCDKRTALDVVKHRLDHLGLGHLCAVVHDAQRDQRDLYMGIREQLDTLPETRTDAAVARELSRIDAELQSLHDELTAADRALSERPDGGTAPSFHELVGQWFSVEAPAALTPAVSSLSDARLSDVTTREREVREVLERGGKEGYPENPWREALGTDLATYLATPMATYRERLSAVDSAARDADALASPDVPVFGADPRAEGAARAAFAEKLAPLLESARPDILARWAAATPDGVQAARTQLDGLAAQRQVLAEGPLDAELALVHREQPQALSVLATAMAALGSYLDIARKWYAFFCFARKAGARRVLQQFGLTLSILAAERVTRFFTGVKARALLTEYHRTTLVPGDTATLTDESLSQTLRTHAALFELLQELERTPLLASCRDAVRAALTADAGSRAALLAGLRLSAARGDAVARLEARLAEAGLFSAPWLDSRSRGLRSGERLASVTTALVSRLPTVEGLLRMRAVLTGMPPALESAVERLARQGAEAEAGWRAVLKATLAAEASARLREAPALQHIDAERVRTTHSHYRVLEEKKRVLVRDALVHRWTQRQRERLLAGTGGRLNGQGAELRRRLMLRGERALRVRQVIATGQGIEGGDPLFDVRPVWMASPQTVAQIFPRRPIFDVVIFDESSQCRLEEALPVLTRAHRVVIAGDPKQLPPTRFFESAVVQNAEQEAESEQGLFEEQQSEVEDLLSAALNLDIDQCYLDVHYRSQNADLIAFSNDHFYDKRLQAIPAHPSHSVPHAPLRLLPVGGTYEKRTNLVEARAVGSLVKELLSRPQPPSIGIACFNLSQRDTINDVLDEMAASDASFASRLAEARVRRGSGSFEGLFVKNLENVQGDERDHLIISTTYGPDRHGRFYRRFGPLGSAGGGRRLNVLVTRAREQIHLVTSIPRESYQSAPPMEAGRQPNGGWLLFAYLRFAEALESAYTQEARREPEDTLAQTQRPAETAEVFVRPTDAGSAFAQALAGHLATQHRVSSEVHWGNDGFCVDVALRHPTRPSDVTVGVLCDGTRYPKAADRVEWDLFRTGVLEGQGWQLVRMWTPSFFRDPEGATTQVLQAAGDKLMREPSASPQEAMSARGVVH from the coding sequence TTGTCGCCCGAGCCCCGCAACCGCGTCCTTGAGAAGATGCTTGAGCGGCTCTACGCCGCGCTCGCATCCGGCCCCAGCCTCAACAGCCGGCCGCACAACAGCCGCCAGCGCGTGGACCTCGCCACGCTGAGCCGGCTGGATGGCACCGCGCCCCACACCTTGCTGGCCGCCCTGCTCGGAGAGAAGGCCCAGGCCCGGCTCGTGGTGAAGCCACCGCCTCCCGAGGCTCGCCCGCGCAAGGGCTCCGCCCAGGCCCGCGCCGCTCGCGCCCAGGACGACGATGCCACGGGGACGGATGCCGACGACATGCTGGACACGGCGCCCAAGGCCGCGCACGCACTGGACGAAAACCACTTCCCTTCCCGCGACGTGGCTTCCGACGCCGCGCTTCCGCTGGACAACCCCCAAGGGCCTTCCCGCCACGCGCGTCCCGACAACGCGCCTCCGCCGGATGAGGCCCCCGCGCCTTCCCGCGCGGAGGAGGAACAGCAGGACCTGCTCCGCAAGCTGGCCACCATCGTCGAGGACGCCCGTACCTTCGAGCAGGACACCGGCGCGCACGTCCTTCACGTGGGCTTTCCCCTCCTCCACCTGCCACCGGGAGCCAAGGACAAGCGCGGCTTCGGCACCCGGCGAATCCTGGCCCCCATCGCCTTCATCCCCGTGCGGCTCACGCTCAAGAAGGGCCGCGTGCCGTCGGTGGAGCTGGAAGGCGCCGAGGCCGGCGTGGACCGCGTGGCCCCCAACACCGCGCTGCTCGCCTGGCTGGAGCAGCAGACGGGCCAGCGGCTGGGCGACCTCTTCGCGGATGAAGCCGGCGAGGACCCGTGGCGCGAGCTGAACGAACTGGTGGCCGCCGTGTGCAAGGCCATGGAGCTGCCCGCGCCTGCCCCCTTCGCGCCGGAAACCCTCCTGGCCGCCATTCCGCGTGGCGACGATGCCCAGCCCCAGGCAGCCATCCTCCCCAGCGCCGTGCTGGGTCTTTATCCCCTGTCCAACCAGAGCCTCGTGGACGACATGCGCGCGCTCCTGGACGGAGAGCCCCTCTCCGGCCCGCTGGAGAGCTTCCTCCGCGTGGATGTTTCTCTCGGCCTGCCCCCGGGACACGGCGGCGGCGAGCCCAACCTGGAGGGACTCAAGCGAGCGGGCGAGGAGCGGCTCGTCACGCTCGCGGACCCGTGCCAGGCGCGCGCGGTGCGACTGGCACGCAGCAGCCGGGGGCTCGTCATCCATGGGCCTCCGGGCACGGGCAAGTCGCAGACCATCGCCAATGCCATTGGCGACCACCTGGCGCGCGGGGAGCGCGTGTTGCTCGTCTGCGACAAGCGCACCGCGCTGGACGTGGTGAAGCACCGCCTGGACCACCTCGGCCTGGGACACCTGTGCGCCGTCGTCCATGACGCCCAGCGGGACCAGCGCGACCTCTACATGGGCATCCGCGAGCAGCTCGACACGCTGCCGGAGACACGGACCGACGCGGCCGTGGCCAGGGAACTGTCGCGCATCGACGCGGAGCTCCAGTCCCTCCATGACGAACTGACGGCCGCCGACCGCGCCCTCTCCGAGCGCCCCGACGGAGGCACCGCGCCTTCCTTCCACGAACTGGTGGGCCAGTGGTTCTCCGTGGAAGCCCCCGCCGCGCTCACGCCCGCCGTGTCGAGTCTCTCCGACGCACGGTTGAGCGACGTGACGACGCGCGAGCGCGAGGTGCGCGAGGTGCTGGAGCGCGGCGGCAAGGAGGGCTATCCAGAGAACCCCTGGCGCGAGGCCCTGGGCACGGACCTCGCCACGTACCTGGCGACGCCGATGGCCACCTACCGGGAGCGCCTGAGCGCCGTCGACAGCGCGGCGCGGGACGCGGATGCGCTCGCGTCACCGGACGTGCCCGTCTTCGGCGCGGACCCTCGGGCAGAGGGCGCGGCGCGCGCCGCCTTCGCGGAGAAACTGGCGCCGCTGCTGGAGTCGGCCCGTCCGGACATCCTCGCGCGCTGGGCCGCTGCGACACCGGACGGGGTCCAGGCCGCGCGGACACAGCTCGACGGGCTGGCGGCACAGCGGCAGGTGCTCGCGGAGGGGCCGCTGGACGCGGAGCTGGCGCTGGTCCACCGCGAGCAACCCCAGGCCTTGAGTGTGCTGGCCACCGCGATGGCCGCGCTGGGCTCGTACCTGGACATCGCTCGCAAGTGGTACGCGTTCTTCTGTTTCGCGCGGAAGGCCGGGGCGCGCCGGGTGCTTCAGCAGTTCGGTCTGACGCTGAGCATCCTCGCTGCGGAGCGCGTCACGCGGTTCTTCACGGGCGTGAAGGCCCGCGCGCTGCTCACCGAGTACCACCGCACCACGCTCGTCCCGGGCGACACCGCGACACTCACCGACGAGTCCCTGTCCCAGACGCTTCGCACCCACGCGGCGCTCTTCGAGCTGCTGCAGGAGTTGGAGCGCACGCCCTTGCTCGCGTCGTGCCGGGACGCGGTGCGGGCGGCCCTGACGGCGGACGCGGGGTCTCGCGCGGCACTGCTGGCGGGCCTGCGACTGTCCGCGGCCCGAGGAGACGCCGTCGCGCGGCTGGAAGCTCGGCTCGCCGAAGCGGGGCTTTTCTCCGCGCCGTGGCTCGACTCGCGCTCGCGTGGGCTGCGCTCGGGCGAGCGTTTGGCATCCGTCACCACCGCCCTGGTGTCACGACTCCCCACCGTGGAAGGTCTGCTGCGCATGCGCGCGGTGCTGACGGGCATGCCTCCGGCGCTGGAATCCGCCGTGGAGCGGCTGGCACGCCAGGGCGCGGAGGCAGAGGCCGGCTGGCGCGCGGTGCTGAAGGCGACGCTGGCGGCGGAAGCCTCCGCGCGACTGAGGGAGGCTCCGGCGCTCCAGCACATCGACGCCGAGCGCGTGCGCACCACCCATTCGCACTACCGCGTGCTGGAGGAGAAGAAGCGGGTCCTCGTGCGCGACGCCCTGGTTCACCGCTGGACGCAGCGCCAGCGCGAGCGGCTGCTCGCGGGCACGGGCGGCCGGCTCAACGGGCAGGGCGCGGAGCTCCGCCGACGGCTGATGCTGCGAGGAGAGCGCGCCCTGCGCGTGCGTCAGGTCATCGCCACCGGTCAAGGCATCGAAGGGGGCGACCCGCTCTTCGACGTCCGCCCCGTGTGGATGGCCAGTCCACAGACCGTGGCGCAAATCTTCCCCCGCCGCCCCATCTTCGACGTCGTCATCTTCGACGAGTCCTCGCAGTGCCGGTTGGAGGAGGCCCTGCCCGTCCTCACCCGCGCCCACCGCGTGGTCATCGCCGGTGACCCGAAGCAGTTGCCACCCACGCGCTTCTTCGAATCCGCCGTGGTGCAGAACGCGGAGCAGGAGGCCGAAAGCGAGCAGGGCCTCTTCGAGGAGCAGCAATCCGAGGTGGAGGACCTGCTGTCGGCGGCGCTCAACCTCGACATCGACCAGTGCTACCTGGACGTGCACTACCGCTCACAGAACGCGGACCTCATCGCCTTCAGCAACGACCACTTCTACGACAAGCGGCTCCAGGCCATTCCCGCGCACCCGTCCCACAGCGTGCCCCACGCACCATTGCGGCTGCTCCCCGTGGGCGGCACCTACGAGAAGCGCACCAACCTGGTGGAGGCTCGCGCCGTGGGCTCTCTGGTGAAGGAACTGCTCTCACGGCCGCAGCCACCGTCCATTGGCATCGCGTGCTTCAACCTCAGCCAGCGAGACACCATCAACGACGTCCTCGATGAGATGGCCGCCAGCGATGCATCCTTCGCGTCGAGGCTGGCCGAAGCGCGCGTGCGCAGGGGCTCGGGCTCGTTCGAGGGGCTCTTCGTGAAGAATCTGGAGAACGTCCAGGGCGACGAGCGCGACCACCTCATCATCAGCACCACCTACGGCCCCGACCGGCACGGCCGCTTCTACCGGCGCTTCGGTCCGCTGGGCAGCGCGGGCGGAGGCCGGCGGCTCAACGTGCTGGTGACGCGAGCCCGGGAGCAGATTCACCTCGTCACCTCGATTCCGCGCGAGTCCTACCAGTCCGCGCCCCCCATGGAAGCGGGCCGGCAGCCCAACGGCGGCTGGCTGCTCTTCGCCTACCTGCGATTCGCGGAGGCCCTGGAATCGGCCTATACCCAGGAGGCCCGCCGCGAGCCCGAAGACACCCTGGCCCAGACGCAGCGGCCCGCCGAGACAGCGGAGGTGTTCGTGCGGCCCACGGACGCGGGCTCGGCCTTCGCGCAGGCCCTGGCCGGACACCTGGCCACGCAGCACCGCGTGTCCTCGGAGGTCCACTGGGGCAATGACGGCTTCTGCGTGGACGTCGCGCTCCGGCACCCCACCCGCCCGAGCGACGTCACCGTCGGCGTGCTGTGTGACGGCACGCGCTACCCGAAGGCCGCGGACCGCGTGGAGTGGGACCTCTTCCGCACCGGCGTGCTGGAGGGCCAGGGCTGGCAGCTCGTGCGGATGTGGACGCCCTCCTTCTTCCGCGACCCCGAGGGCGCCACCACCCAGGTCCTCCAGGCCGCGGGCGACAAGTTGATGCGCGAGCCCTCCGCCTCGCCCCAGGAGGCCATGTCCGCGCGGGGCGTGGTGCACTGA
- a CDS encoding HIT family protein, translating into MPDVLDVNAPCLGCAIVRGETRPVGGVIARAPGLVLHGVAGPSPVPGWVVISSARHVRAWYDLEPDAASELGPFAARVMRAQREVLGAEHAYAFAIGDVLRHFHLHLVPRYSQTPQRLWGRAAFDAPASDHLPAQELEAAAQALGAALAG; encoded by the coding sequence ATGCCGGATGTCTTGGATGTGAATGCCCCATGTCTCGGCTGCGCCATCGTGCGCGGTGAGACACGACCCGTGGGAGGCGTCATCGCGCGCGCGCCGGGACTGGTGCTGCATGGCGTGGCGGGCCCCAGCCCCGTGCCCGGCTGGGTCGTCATCTCCAGCGCCCGGCACGTGCGCGCCTGGTATGACCTGGAGCCGGACGCGGCGAGCGAGCTCGGCCCCTTCGCCGCCCGGGTCATGCGCGCCCAGCGCGAGGTGCTCGGCGCCGAACACGCCTACGCCTTCGCCATTGGCGATGTGCTGCGCCACTTCCACCTGCACCTCGTCCCCCGCTATTCGCAGACGCCGCAGCGGCTCTGGGGCCGGGCCGCCTTCGACGCCCCCGCCTCCGACCACCTCCCCGCGCAGGAACTGGAGGCCGCGGCGCAGGCGCTCGGCGCCGCGCTGGCGGGCTGA
- a CDS encoding carboxypeptidase-like regulatory domain-containing protein — protein MMKKHLVMAVVPFLAFGCGDDLVDADGDGIADGVREPDTVTVVTPANPKGTVSGQVLSTDLRPLTEVTVEMTIGSSAEPVSAVSDAKGNFTYKNVPAGSHVLLTFSKAGYATLRATAQVPSSAGNVPINNGNASFGPITLARLDGTLNFLVVTPQGRPAAGVRATLEATPVGAISNGDASSSMVSSVVVEATANEQGLLTFTGIPSASELARLRNGDGEYKLWVSPMDANGDGIPETGGYVSTYYGAEVVANSTTRLISLPYSRPQNVPLSIESSNVASLRGGGADFHPLRNLVRPGELIHLFFNQPIQQGSLLVRMTDEYARESLGVTATVNNGGYSATINPGSTVEGKEYNLDVRAVSAEGGSLYSTVGYFFAGAATGPQQATAIAEARYQETSTVGTPTLNPGEIVYINFTHPIARTFFSGQAVQVFFDADINNSGAPGDAVGEVGYPIGFDLYIDEPTRPVQTRTPAETPVFGIRPSNYSTRYYFVYAGSVALTPSTAPLQVSFSTLGSRGINGTYENIWGQPLSTDLSVRGMAVQPPVP, from the coding sequence ATGATGAAGAAGCATCTGGTAATGGCCGTGGTTCCGTTCCTGGCGTTCGGTTGTGGAGACGACCTGGTTGACGCGGACGGAGACGGAATCGCGGACGGCGTGCGCGAACCGGACACTGTGACGGTAGTGACGCCGGCCAATCCCAAGGGCACGGTGTCCGGTCAGGTGCTGAGCACGGACCTGCGGCCGCTGACCGAGGTCACGGTGGAGATGACCATCGGCAGCTCGGCGGAGCCGGTGTCGGCCGTCTCGGATGCGAAGGGCAACTTCACCTACAAGAACGTCCCGGCCGGTTCGCACGTGCTGCTGACGTTCTCCAAGGCGGGCTATGCCACGCTGCGCGCGACGGCGCAGGTTCCCTCGTCCGCGGGCAACGTCCCCATCAACAACGGCAACGCGAGCTTCGGCCCCATCACCCTGGCGCGGCTGGACGGCACGCTGAACTTCCTGGTGGTGACGCCGCAGGGCCGTCCCGCGGCGGGCGTTCGGGCGACGCTGGAGGCCACGCCGGTGGGTGCCATCTCCAACGGCGATGCGTCCTCGTCGATGGTGAGCTCCGTGGTGGTGGAGGCGACCGCGAACGAGCAGGGCCTGCTCACCTTCACGGGCATCCCGAGCGCTTCTGAGCTGGCGCGCCTGCGCAACGGCGACGGCGAGTACAAGCTGTGGGTGTCGCCCATGGACGCCAACGGTGACGGCATCCCGGAGACGGGGGGCTACGTCAGCACGTATTATGGGGCCGAGGTGGTGGCCAACAGCACCACGCGGCTCATCAGCCTGCCGTACTCGCGGCCGCAGAACGTGCCGCTGAGCATCGAGAGCAGCAACGTGGCCAGCCTCCGTGGCGGCGGCGCTGACTTCCATCCTCTTCGCAACCTGGTCCGCCCGGGCGAGCTCATCCACCTGTTCTTCAACCAGCCCATTCAGCAGGGTTCGCTGCTCGTTCGCATGACGGATGAGTACGCGCGGGAGTCGCTGGGCGTGACGGCGACCGTGAACAACGGTGGCTACAGCGCGACCATCAATCCCGGGTCCACCGTGGAGGGCAAGGAGTACAACCTGGACGTGCGCGCGGTCTCCGCGGAGGGCGGTTCGCTCTATAGCACCGTGGGTTACTTCTTCGCAGGTGCTGCGACCGGTCCGCAGCAGGCGACGGCCATCGCGGAGGCTCGCTACCAGGAGACCTCTACCGTTGGAACGCCGACCCTCAATCCGGGTGAGATCGTCTACATCAACTTCACGCACCCCATCGCGCGCACGTTCTTCTCGGGACAGGCTGTCCAGGTGTTCTTCGACGCGGATATCAACAACAGTGGTGCCCCTGGAGATGCCGTGGGGGAGGTTGGGTACCCCATCGGGTTCGACCTTTACATCGACGAGCCTACTCGTCCGGTGCAGACCCGCACGCCTGCTGAAACCCCTGTTTTCGGAATCAGGCCGTCGAACTACAGCACCCGTTATTACTTCGTGTACGCGGGTTCGGTAGCACTGACTCCCAGCACGGCTCCGCTGCAAGTGAGTTTCTCGACGTTGGGTAGCCGTGGAATCAATGGCACCTACGAGAACATCTGGGGGCAGCCCCTCTCGACGGATCTGTCCGTCCGGGGCATGGCTGTGCAGCCGCCGGTCCCGTGA